Part of the Desulfomonilaceae bacterium genome, CTTAATAAAGATAAAGTCAGGAACGAGCGACCCTCACACAACCCAGGGATCGCCGTAATTCGCTAATAACGAAGAGCTATAAATGGATTGTTTCGCCGACTACAATAACGCCCCGCGTCGGCTTTTCGCAAGTACTTTCAAACATGAAAATTTTGCCGACAGTATGACTCAACAAAGGAGAAGTTTTTGAAAACACAGAAAACCTTATTGGAGGCTATTTATTGACAAAATTTTGTTCGACGCGTATAGGAATCAAAGTATGTCTAAAACATTCCATTTAAAGGTTTTGTCATGGAAAGCAGCGACCTGGAACTAATCAATACCTGGAAAGAGAAAGATCCTGCGCTATCAAAATTGTGGCAAGAACATCTTGAATACGAGGAACAACTCCAAAGTTTCAATAAAAGGCTCTACCTTTCACATTCCGAAGAACTGGAACGCAAGACATTACAAAAAAAGAAACTTCGGGGCCGAGATCAGATAGAGAAAATTCTCGTCAGGTACAGATAGCCGGAAAGATCTACACAAACTATCGAAATCTCGTTTCCTGATCAAATGGTAAGAAATTGAAAATCAGCGGAGCGCAGGTGTTATTACGTTCTCTGAAAGCAGAGGGCGTAGATACCATTTTTGGGTATCCGGGCGGCAGTGTTATCGATATTTTTGATACGCTGGCTCGAGAATTTGAAGATGATTTCAAATTTATTCTTGTTAGGCATGAACAGGCGGCTGTCCACGCGGCCGATGGGTATGCCCGGGCTACGGGACGACCGGGAGTATGTCTGGTAACGTCAGGACCAGGCGGTACCAATACGGTGACCGGTTTAGCGACAGCCTATATGGATTCAATTCCTGTCATAGTTTTCACCGGCCAGGTCCCAACCCCTCTAATTGGCAACGACGCGTTTCAGGAAGCTGACATTGTAGGCATAACTAGGCCATGCACCAAACACAATTATTTGGTTTCAGAAACGGAAAATCTCGCTGTTACGATCAAGGAAGCTTTTTTTATCGCGACCACCGGCAGACCGGGCCCCGTGCTGATTGATCTACCCAAAGATGTCATGCAAAGAAAGGTCAAGTTCGAATATCCTGACAAAATTGAAACGCCGAGTTACAAACCTAATGTCAAAGCCCATCTACCATCTGTAAAAAGGGCCGCTGAATTAATTCGCCAGGCGGAGCGTCCAGTAATCTATACCGGCGGGGGTGTTATAACCTCCGATGCTAGCCAGGAACTCTTCAAGTTAGCCACAATGCTAAATTTCCCGGTTACTACCACATTGATGGGGTTGGGCTGCTTCCCCGCTACTCATCCTCTTTTCCTGGGTATGCTGGGAATGCATGGAACCTATCGGGCCAATATGGCGGTAGACAACTCCGACCTTTTGCTCGCCGTAGGGGCGCGGTTTGATGATAGAGTTACCGGGCGAGTGGAAGAGTTCGCTCGACACGCGAAAATAATTCATATTGATATTGATCCGACATCAATTCAAAAAAACATAGTAGTTGATGTTCCGATTGTATGTGACGCCAAAGATGGTCTGTCCAGACTTGTTGAAGAACTCGAAAATAAGGGACGATCAGCAAGGGCGGACGAAAAGATTAAAGAATGGCATTCAAAATTGACGGTTTGGAGAAACGAGCAGAGATTGCGTTTTGATAGAACAACAGAGGTCATCAAGCCGCAATTCGTGATCGAAAAACTCTATGAATTGACTGAAGGCAACGCGATCATCACCACTGAAGTGGGCCAGAACCAAATGTGGACAGCCCAGTATTATCTCTTCGATAAACCTAGAACTTTCTTGAGTTCAGGTGGCCTGGGAACAATGGGTTATGGCTTTCCTGCAGCCATAGGAGCCCAAGTGGCTTTTCCCGACAAAATAGTAATTGATATCGCAGGAGATGGCTCGATCCAGATGAATATTCAAGAACTTGCTACTGTTGTTCAATTCAGGCTCCCGGTCAAAATAGCGATACTGAATAACGGTTATTTAGGTATGGTTCGGCAGTGGCAGGAACGTTTTTACGAGCGAGTATACGCTCATACCGACATTACGGTGGCCCCTGATTTCGTGAAACTGGCTGAGGCCTATGGGGCGGTTGGATTGAGAGCTTCCAAGTCCTCTGAAGTTGAAAATGTCATCAGGAAAAGCCTGGAAATAAAGGGGCCGGTAATCATAGATTTTGTAGTGGACAGAGAAGAAGGGGTTTATCCTATGGTTCCAGCGGGGGCCCCGATCAAAGAAATGATTTTGGTTTAAATGGAAAATAGAAAAGTAATTTCAGCTCTGGTCGAAAATAAACCCGGTGTCCTGGCACGGGTATCCGGCATGTTCTCCGGCAGGAGTTTCAACATAGATTCCTTGAGTGTGGCCCCAACGATGAACCCTGAGCTTTCCAGGATGACGATCGTCACTCACGGCAATGAGGCGATATTTGAACAAATTATCAAGCAGTTAAGAAAGCTGATAAACGTTTCCAAGGTTCAGGATCTGACTAGAGGGGATTTTGTAGACAGAGAGCTTGTATTAATCAAAGTAAAAGCTTCATCAGTCAAGAGGGCTGAGGCCCTGCGGATTGTAGAGATTTTCAGGGCGCGTATTGTCGACGTAGCTCAAGACAATCTCACTATCGAAGTTACAGGCTCTCAAGGAAAGATAGAAGCTATATTGGAACTCATGTCAACTCTGGGAATTTTAGAGGTTATAAGAACCGGCACGGTAGCAATACCCAGGGGACGGAAAAACCCCAGAACTGGAGACAGCTCGGATTGAATACAAGAACAGGACATTTTGAACCTATAGCCCGTGAAGGACTAATTATTTTAATGATACCCGCTTTTTTGTCACTTATGGGCTGGTGGTTCGGTTTTTCTGGGCTCTCCTTGCTTTTTCTGATCGTCGCAGTGGCTGTCGGTTTTTTTTTCAGAAACCCTGAACGGGTATCCCGCTCGGATGAAGCCAGCCTTCTTTCTCCAGCCGACGGCGTTGTGATGGAAATTACTGAAAACGCATCAGGACCTTGCCTTGTTCAAGCTTCACTCACTAAGATCAGCGTCTTCATGTCGGTTTTTAACGTGCATGTCAACCGATGGCCGTTTTCCGGGATGATCGAAAAAATGGCTCACAGGCCCGGACAGTTTCTGGATGCAAGGGACCCATCTAGCTCAATCTTGAATGAAAATAACTCAATCGTTGTAAAAACAGATTACGGCCCAATTGAGATTGTTCAGATAGCCGGCAAAATAGCCAGAAGAATAGTTTGGTGGGTTCGGGTAGGTGATCCCGCAACGAAAGGCGCGAGATTCGGACTAATAAAATTTGGTTCCAGAGTGGATGTTTATCTGCCCGAGACCTTTCACGTCTGCACGACTATAGGGTCGAAAGTAACGGCAGGCATCACGGTAATAGCTCAATTGAAGTCTCCGACCAATCACTAAATGTATAGTCCTGCCTTGATAAGCTTTGTCTATTTTTCCAAGAAGTTATAGAATAAAAACAGTTTGGTAGGCGTTTCGGCGTGCTGGAACATCTAAATTGGAGGCAACATCATGATAACTCCAGAATTTCGCAAAAACAGATCAATACTCAGGCGCAAGAGATCTTATGAAAGTCCTGAAGACGCATTGAACGCGTGGCAGAGAAAAAATAACCGAATCAATAAAATGAAAAGAGGTATATTTATTCTCCCCTCCCTTTTAACGTTAACAAGTGTCTTTTTCAGTTTCTATGGTTTGATTTTAGCTATCAAGGGACAATTTCTGTGGTCTGGCGTATTGATTCTGG contains:
- a CDS encoding DUF465 domain-containing protein, with the translated sequence MESSDLELINTWKEKDPALSKLWQEHLEYEEQLQSFNKRLYLSHSEELERKTLQKKKLRGRDQIEKILVRYR
- the ilvB gene encoding biosynthetic-type acetolactate synthase large subunit codes for the protein MLLRSLKAEGVDTIFGYPGGSVIDIFDTLAREFEDDFKFILVRHEQAAVHAADGYARATGRPGVCLVTSGPGGTNTVTGLATAYMDSIPVIVFTGQVPTPLIGNDAFQEADIVGITRPCTKHNYLVSETENLAVTIKEAFFIATTGRPGPVLIDLPKDVMQRKVKFEYPDKIETPSYKPNVKAHLPSVKRAAELIRQAERPVIYTGGGVITSDASQELFKLATMLNFPVTTTLMGLGCFPATHPLFLGMLGMHGTYRANMAVDNSDLLLAVGARFDDRVTGRVEEFARHAKIIHIDIDPTSIQKNIVVDVPIVCDAKDGLSRLVEELENKGRSARADEKIKEWHSKLTVWRNEQRLRFDRTTEVIKPQFVIEKLYELTEGNAIITTEVGQNQMWTAQYYLFDKPRTFLSSGGLGTMGYGFPAAIGAQVAFPDKIVIDIAGDGSIQMNIQELATVVQFRLPVKIAILNNGYLGMVRQWQERFYERVYAHTDITVAPDFVKLAEAYGAVGLRASKSSEVENVIRKSLEIKGPVIIDFVVDREEGVYPMVPAGAPIKEMILV
- the ilvN gene encoding acetolactate synthase small subunit encodes the protein MENRKVISALVENKPGVLARVSGMFSGRSFNIDSLSVAPTMNPELSRMTIVTHGNEAIFEQIIKQLRKLINVSKVQDLTRGDFVDRELVLIKVKASSVKRAEALRIVEIFRARIVDVAQDNLTIEVTGSQGKIEAILELMSTLGILEVIRTGTVAIPRGRKNPRTGDSSD
- a CDS encoding phosphatidylserine decarboxylase family protein; amino-acid sequence: MNTRTGHFEPIAREGLIILMIPAFLSLMGWWFGFSGLSLLFLIVAVAVGFFFRNPERVSRSDEASLLSPADGVVMEITENASGPCLVQASLTKISVFMSVFNVHVNRWPFSGMIEKMAHRPGQFLDARDPSSSILNENNSIVVKTDYGPIEIVQIAGKIARRIVWWVRVGDPATKGARFGLIKFGSRVDVYLPETFHVCTTIGSKVTAGITVIAQLKSPTNH